In the Plasmodium chabaudi chabaudi strain AS genome assembly, chromosome: 13 genome, one interval contains:
- a CDS encoding CIR protein, producing MSNEVCMYINMVDKLIKSNAAGTEGKIENHNRLNANCPNKNCDTDAHKLSSAFILLLKYFEVADDLKDDKCAEYAILWLSYKIQQYWNIETTTLKNFITEHIETNTNYNEKIKQGKGNKNYKEFIDIKQSLINMDVKIISKFHEALQILCNMYNEDNAKNIDCAKCSSKASEFVEKYKDLNNDPNVTKDSPYYQVWSTLSTDYNNLKKKCINDQSSFPTLPEIKEAKKSIQGYAESSGQFSEDASSSLSIASKLIPVLLVFGAIPIFLGVAYKYSLFGLDKRLQRQYLRDKVKKIKKKMNLSM from the exons atgTCTAACGAAGTG TGTATGTACATTAATATGGTcgataaattaattaaatcgAATGCGGCAGGAACAGAAGGAAAAATTGAAAACCATAATAGATTGAACGCTAATTGCCCTAACAAAAATTGTGATACTGACGCCCATAAACTTAGCTCtgcttttatattattgctaaaatattttgaggTTGCTGATGATTTAAAAGATGACAAATGTGCCGAATATGCTATTTTATGGTTAAGTTATAAAATTCAGCAATATTGGAATATAGAAACCAccacattaaaaaatttcattACTGAACATATAGAAACAAATACGAATTATAAtgagaaaataaaacaaggTAAAGGTAACAAGAACTATAAGGAATTTATAGACATAAAGCAAAGTTTGATAAATATGGatgttaaaattatatctaAATTTCATGAAGCATTGCAAATCTTAtgtaatatgtataatgaggataatgcaaaaaatatagattgCGCAAAATGTTCGTCAAAAGCTAGTGAATttgttgaaaaatataaagaccTTAATAACGATCCTAATGTTACTAAAGATAGTCCATATTATCAAGTATGGTCTACTTTATCAActgattataataatttaaaaaagaaatgtaTTAATGATCAATCTAGCTTTCCAACTCTTCCAGAGATAAAAGAAGCAAAAAAATCTATACAAGGTTACGCAGAAAGTTCTGGACAATTTTCTGAAGATGCATCATCAAGTTTGTCGATAGCAAGCAAATTAATTCCAGTTTTATTGGTATTTGGTGCAATACCAATTTTCTTGGGAGTTGCTTATAAg tatTCATTATTCGGACTTGATAAACGGCTTCAAAGACAATATTTAAGAGacaaagtaaaaaaaataaagaagaaaatgaatctTAGTATGTAA